One part of the Mya arenaria isolate MELC-2E11 chromosome 3, ASM2691426v1 genome encodes these proteins:
- the LOC128226316 gene encoding secreted effector protein EspF(U)-like, which translates to MGTHTIPPASTTTYLVPPARNMETHTIPPVSTKTYLVQPAGNMGTHTIPPASTTMRLASPARNIGTHTIPQVSTTMPLVPPSRNIETHTIPLAGTIINLVPPTGHMGTHTIPLASTTTYPVGPVSNMGTHMIPLASTTTYLVPPARNRGTETIPLASMTMYLVPPARNMGTHAIPLASTTTYLVQPVRNMGTHTIPPVSTTMRLVELARNMGTHTIPPVSTMMCLVPSV; encoded by the coding sequence ATGGGGACGCACACGATACCACCAGCTAGTACGACAACGTACCTGGTACCGCCAGCTAGGAACATGGAAACACACACGATACCACCAGTTAGCACGAAAACGTACCTGGTACAGCCAGCCGGAAACATGGGGACGCACACCATACCACCAGCCAGCACGACAATGCGCCTGGCATCGCCAGCTAGAAACATTGGGACGCACACGATACCACAAGTTAGCACGACAATGCCCCTGGTACCGCCATCTAGAAACATTGAGACGCACACGATACCACTAGCTGGAACGATAATAAACCTGGTACCACCAACCGGACACATGGGGACGCATACGATACCACTAGCTAGCACGACAACATACCCGGTAGGGCCAGTCAGTAACATGGGGACGCACATGATACCACTAGCTAGCACGACAACGTACCTGGTACCACCAGCTCGAAACAGAGGGACGGAAACGATACCACTAGCTAGCATGACAATGTACCTGGTCCCGCCAGCCAGAAACATGGGGACGCACGCGATACCATTAGCAAGCACGACAACGTACCTGGTACAACCAGTCAGAAACATGGGGACGCACACGATACCACCAGTTAGCACGACAATGCGCCTGGTAGAGCTAGCTAGAAACATGGGGACGCACACGATACCACCAGTTAGCACGATGATGTGCCTGGTTCCGTCAGTTTAA
- the LOC128226317 gene encoding uncharacterized protein LOC128226317 yields the protein MATQTLINADVDLDLKRKRSETSSVSELDTSRTKGIEAEGTTKEKQKKKKSKKAEINEDSDMADIKEIMKQWKQINTKLERLESKIEKAVLKGDGTIRSSIKDLMTEMKEDLLKSVTNRIEILEGKLFEKEESSEKLAQKVTALEEQLEKNKEETFRVNNQLDFEREKHRKFENESEQYSRINNIIIRGLPDTNPRETAEETLTKVQQYLQDKDIIELKASDVDMAHRLPNKKSQNRDVIVKLASRFNKMCIMRNRRNLRGTGVFVNDDLTQLNLHVLMCVKKKMIDEVSEAWFSRGKIFYKNSNGQVHLVKYEDYDHWIDLPWPFHK from the coding sequence atggcgacacaaacattaataaatgcaGATGTTGACCTTGATTTAAAACGCAAACGCAGTGAAACCTCAAGCGTGAGCGAACTAGATACAAGTAGAACAAAAGGAATTGAAGCAGAGGGAACAACGaaggaaaaacaaaaaaagaagaaatccAAAAAAGCTGAGATAAATGAGGATTCTGACATGGctgatataaaagaaataatgaaacagTGGAAGCAAATAAACACTAAATTAGAACGATTAGAAAGCAAAATTGAAAAGGCTGTACTAAAGGGTGATGGGACAATAAGAAGCAGCATTAAGGATCTTATGACTGAAATGAAGGAAGATCTTTTGAAGTCTGTTACCAACAGAATTGAGATTCTTGAAgggaaattgtttgaaaaggaAGAAAGTAGTGAAAAGCTTGCACAAAAAGTTACGGCGCTTGAAGAACAGctagaaaagaataaagaagaAACATTCAGAGTGAATAATCAGTTAGATTTCGAACGTGAGAAAcacagaaaatttgaaaatgaaagtgaacAATATAGtagaataaacaatataataatcagAGGTTTACCAGACACAAATCCTAGGGAGACAGCAGAAGAAACACTTACAAAAGTACAACAATATTTACAGGATAAAGACATTATTGAGCTCAAGGCAAGTGATGTAGACATGGCACATAGACTGCCAAACAAGAAGTCACAAAACAGGGATGTGATTGTCAAACTAGCTTCAAGattcaataaaatgtgtattatgcGAAACCGTAGAAATCTTCGGGGCACTGGGGTCTTTGTAAACGATGACTTGACACAGCTGAACTTGCACGTGCTAATGtgtgttaaaaagaaaatgattgacGAAGTGAGTGAAGCATGGTTCAGTAGAGGAAAGATTTTCTACAAAAACTCAAATGGCCAAGTTCATCTTGTCAAGTATGAAGACTATGACCATTGGATCGATTTACCTTGGCCTTTTCATAAATAA